One genomic segment of Streptomyces sp. TLI_146 includes these proteins:
- a CDS encoding sugar O-acetyltransferase codes for MGENKRLMLAGEWYLPDDPELGADTERRIARCAAYNVAGGAPSAERHKLLAELLGEVDESVRVRPPFHCDFGYNISIGAGTFVNFGAVFLDTGRITVGRDVQIGPNVQLLTPTHELDAERRRQGWEKAEPVTIGDNVWLGGGVIVCPGVSIGANTVVGAGSVVTRDLPAGVLAVGNPARVIRELG; via the coding sequence GTGGGTGAGAACAAGCGGCTCATGCTGGCCGGTGAGTGGTACCTGCCCGACGACCCCGAGCTGGGCGCCGACACCGAGCGCCGGATCGCGCGGTGCGCCGCCTACAACGTGGCGGGCGGCGCCCCTTCCGCCGAACGGCACAAACTGCTGGCCGAGTTGCTGGGCGAGGTCGACGAGAGCGTACGGGTGCGGCCGCCGTTCCACTGCGACTTCGGCTACAACATCAGCATCGGCGCCGGTACGTTCGTGAACTTCGGGGCGGTGTTCCTGGACACCGGCCGGATCACCGTCGGCAGGGACGTCCAGATCGGGCCGAACGTCCAACTCCTCACTCCCACGCACGAGTTGGATGCCGAGCGGCGGCGCCAGGGGTGGGAGAAGGCCGAGCCGGTGACGATCGGGGACAACGTGTGGCTCGGCGGCGGGGTGATCGTCTGCCCCGGGGTGAGCATCGGCGCCAACACGGTGGTCGGCGCCGGATCGGTGGTCACCAGGGACCTGCCCGCGGGGGTACTGGCCGTGGGCAACCCGGCGCGGGTGATCCGCGAGCTCGGCTGA
- the argB gene encoding acetylglutamate kinase produces the protein MSTRKHTALPKAQILIEALPWLTRHHGKTVVIKFGGNAMVDEALKAAFAQDVVFLRHAGLKPVVVHGGGPQISAQLDRHGLVSEFKAGLRVTTPEAMDVVRMVLAGQVQRELVGLLNQHGPLAVGMTGEDAHTITATQHRPEIDGELVDIGRVGEITAIDTGAIEALLADGRIPVISSIARSQDDGHVYNVNADTAAAALAAALGAETLMVLTDVEGLYEDWPHSDEVISRLTASQLEKLLPDLSSGMVPKMEGCLFAVRNGVTTARVIDGRVQHSILLEIFTDEGIGTMVVPDGQGES, from the coding sequence ATGAGTACCCGTAAGCACACCGCGCTCCCGAAGGCGCAGATCCTCATCGAGGCGCTGCCGTGGCTGACCCGCCACCACGGCAAGACCGTCGTCATCAAGTTCGGCGGCAACGCCATGGTCGACGAGGCCCTCAAGGCCGCCTTCGCCCAGGACGTCGTCTTCCTGCGGCACGCCGGCCTCAAGCCCGTCGTGGTGCACGGCGGCGGCCCCCAGATCAGCGCCCAGCTCGACCGGCACGGCCTGGTCAGCGAGTTCAAGGCGGGCCTGCGCGTCACCACGCCGGAGGCCATGGACGTCGTACGGATGGTGCTCGCCGGGCAGGTCCAGCGCGAGCTCGTCGGGCTGCTCAACCAGCACGGCCCGCTCGCCGTCGGCATGACCGGCGAGGACGCCCACACCATCACCGCCACCCAGCACCGGCCCGAGATCGACGGTGAGCTCGTCGACATCGGCCGGGTCGGTGAGATCACCGCGATCGACACCGGCGCCATCGAGGCGCTGCTCGCCGACGGCCGGATCCCGGTCATCTCCTCGATCGCCCGCTCCCAGGACGACGGACATGTCTACAACGTCAATGCTGATACGGCGGCTGCGGCTCTTGCGGCTGCGCTGGGCGCCGAGACCCTGATGGTCCTCACTGACGTCGAGGGCCTGTACGAGGACTGGCCGCACAGCGACGAGGTCATCAGCAGGCTCACCGCGAGCCAGCTGGAGAAGCTGCTGCCCGACCTCTCCAGCGGCATGGTCCCCAAGATGGAGGGCTGTCTGTTCGCCGTGCGCAACGGCGTCACCACCGCGCGCGTGATCGACGGCCGCGTCCAGCACTCGATCCTGCTGGAGATCTTCACCGACGAAGGCATCGGCACGATGGTCGTGCCGGACGGACAGGGGGAATCATGA
- the argJ gene encoding bifunctional glutamate N-acetyltransferase/amino-acid acetyltransferase ArgJ translates to MSVTAAKGFTAAGIAAGIKENGNPDLALVVNTGPRRAAAGVFTSNRVKAAPVLWSEQVLKGGAVTAVVLNSGGANACTGPKGFQDTHATAEKVAEVLEGHSAGEVAVASTGLIGVTLPMDKLLPGIETAAAELSAHGGEKAAIAIKTTDTVHKTSVVTKDGWSVGGMAKGAGMLAPGLATMLVVLTTDADLDAATLDKALRAATRTTFDRVDSDGCMSTNDTVLLLASGAAEVSPEYAEFAEAVRAVCDDLGQQLIRDAEGASKDIRIEVVNAASEDDAVEVGRSIARNNLLKCAIHGEDPNWGRVLSAIGTTRAAFDPDRLNVAINGVWVCKNGSVGEDRDLVDMRYREVRITADLAAGSAEPVVIWANDLTADYVHENSAYSS, encoded by the coding sequence GTGAGCGTGACGGCAGCCAAGGGGTTCACGGCGGCGGGCATCGCCGCCGGGATCAAGGAGAACGGCAACCCGGACCTGGCCCTCGTGGTCAACACCGGGCCCCGCCGAGCCGCCGCCGGCGTGTTCACCTCCAACCGCGTCAAGGCCGCGCCGGTGCTCTGGTCCGAGCAGGTCCTCAAGGGCGGGGCGGTCACCGCCGTCGTCCTCAACTCCGGTGGCGCCAACGCCTGTACGGGCCCCAAGGGCTTCCAGGACACCCATGCCACCGCCGAGAAGGTGGCCGAGGTGCTGGAGGGCCACAGCGCGGGCGAGGTCGCCGTCGCGTCCACGGGACTGATCGGCGTGACCCTGCCGATGGACAAGCTGCTGCCCGGCATCGAGACGGCCGCCGCCGAGCTCTCCGCGCACGGCGGCGAGAAGGCCGCCATCGCCATCAAGACCACCGACACCGTCCACAAGACGTCCGTCGTCACCAAGGACGGCTGGAGTGTCGGCGGGATGGCCAAGGGCGCGGGCATGCTCGCCCCCGGCCTCGCCACCATGCTCGTCGTCCTCACCACCGACGCCGACCTGGACGCGGCCACCCTCGACAAGGCCCTGCGCGCCGCCACCCGGACCACCTTCGACCGGGTCGACTCCGACGGCTGCATGTCCACCAACGACACCGTGCTGCTGCTCGCCTCCGGCGCCGCCGAAGTCTCCCCGGAGTACGCGGAGTTCGCGGAGGCCGTCCGGGCCGTCTGCGACGACCTCGGGCAGCAGCTGATCCGCGACGCCGAGGGCGCCAGCAAGGACATCCGCATCGAGGTGGTGAACGCGGCGAGCGAGGACGACGCCGTCGAGGTCGGCCGCTCCATCGCCCGCAACAACCTCCTCAAGTGCGCCATCCACGGCGAGGACCCCAACTGGGGCCGGGTGCTCTCCGCCATCGGCACCACCAGGGCGGCCTTCGACCCGGACCGGCTCAACGTCGCCATCAACGGCGTATGGGTCTGCAAGAACGGTTCGGTCGGCGAGGACCGCGACCTCGTCGACATGCGCTACCGGGAGGTCCGGATCACCGCCGACCTCGCCGCCGGATCCGCCGAGCCCGTCGTCATCTGGGCCAACGACCTCACCGCCGACTACGTCCACGAGAACAGCGCGTACAGCTCATGA
- a CDS encoding sensor histidine kinase, which produces MDGKRLVEAVRAGARGMCEELLTARRDPLPRQGMLGWLPHVHVVLFALVLGIANWVEYKYAEGPAKVFFAVCAVAQAGAVVVALSRPVAAWWLSTAAMSVSAESVAATVPGGRVWPWSVSGIALHTAVLLLLSLRVRPRVAATALVITVGSGLLGLALSDRGHNQDVTRAAIAFGTAVVVGASLRASRVARSRLVEQEVLTADERARRTLLEERGRIARELHDVVAHHMSVISIQAQVAPHLVADPPPELTENLAGIRENAVQALTELRRVLGVLRSADPEGARHAPQPTLDRLGELVANVRAAGLEVATETAGTPRPLAPGVGLSAYRIVQEALSNAMRHAPGARVRVAIGYHPATLTVRVTNSRPTRSAPPSPGTGHGLLGMRERAAMLGGELATGATPEGGYEITALLPTDRTAATNTAEDTP; this is translated from the coding sequence GTGGACGGGAAACGGCTGGTGGAAGCCGTACGGGCGGGGGCGCGCGGGATGTGCGAGGAGCTGTTGACGGCGCGGCGCGACCCGCTGCCGCGCCAGGGGATGCTGGGCTGGCTGCCGCACGTCCATGTGGTGCTGTTCGCGCTGGTCCTCGGGATCGCCAACTGGGTGGAGTACAAGTACGCGGAGGGACCGGCCAAGGTCTTCTTCGCGGTGTGCGCGGTGGCGCAGGCCGGTGCCGTCGTCGTCGCGCTCTCCCGTCCGGTGGCCGCCTGGTGGCTCTCCACGGCCGCGATGTCCGTGTCGGCGGAGTCGGTGGCCGCCACCGTCCCCGGGGGCCGGGTGTGGCCGTGGAGCGTCTCCGGGATCGCGCTGCACACCGCGGTGCTGCTCCTGCTGTCGCTGCGGGTGCGGCCCCGGGTCGCGGCCACCGCCCTGGTGATCACCGTCGGGTCGGGGCTGCTCGGCCTGGCCCTCTCGGACCGCGGCCACAACCAGGACGTCACCCGGGCCGCCATCGCCTTCGGGACCGCCGTGGTGGTCGGGGCGTCGCTGCGCGCCAGCCGGGTGGCCCGCTCCCGGCTGGTCGAGCAGGAGGTGCTCACCGCCGACGAACGGGCCCGGCGCACCCTCCTGGAGGAGCGCGGCCGCATCGCCCGCGAGCTGCACGACGTGGTCGCCCACCACATGTCGGTGATCTCCATCCAGGCCCAGGTCGCCCCGCACCTGGTGGCCGACCCGCCCCCGGAGCTCACCGAGAACCTGGCGGGCATCCGCGAGAACGCCGTCCAGGCGCTCACCGAACTGCGCCGGGTCCTGGGCGTGCTGCGCTCGGCGGACCCGGAGGGCGCCCGGCACGCCCCGCAGCCCACCCTCGACCGGCTCGGCGAACTGGTCGCCAATGTGCGGGCCGCCGGTCTGGAGGTGGCCACCGAGACCGCGGGCACCCCGCGCCCGCTCGCCCCGGGCGTCGGGCTCTCGGCGTACCGCATCGTCCAGGAGGCGCTGAGCAACGCGATGCGGCACGCGCCCGGGGCGCGGGTGCGGGTGGCGATCGGCTACCACCCGGCCACGCTCACCGTCCGCGTCACCAACTCCCGGCCCACCAGGTCCGCCCCGCCCTCGCCGGGCACCGGCCACGGCCTGCTCGGGATGCGGGAGCGGGCTGCGATGCTGGGAGGCGAACTGGCCACCGGCGCGACCCCGGAGGGCGGTTACGAGATCACGGCGCTCCTGCCCACGGACCGCACCGCCGCCACGAACACCGCCGAGGACACCCCATGA
- the argC gene encoding N-acetyl-gamma-glutamyl-phosphate reductase → MAVRAAVAGASGYAGGELLRLLIAHPGVEIGALTGNTNAGQRLGALQPHLLPLAGRVLEPTTVEVLARDHDVVFLALPHGQSAAVAEQLGDEVLVVDMGADFRLKDAGDWERFYGSPHAGTWPYGLPELPGGRAALEGSRRIAVPGCYPTAVSLALFPAYESGIAEPEAVIVAASGTSGAGKAPKAHLLGSEVMGSMSPYGVGGGHRHTPEMIQNLSAAAGEPVTVSFTPTLAPMARGILATCSAKAKPGVGAETVRAAYQKAFADEPFVHLLPEGQWPATASVYGSNAVQIQVAYDESAHRIVVVAAIDNLTKGTAGAAVQSMNIALGLDETTGLTTIGVAP, encoded by the coding sequence ATGGCGGTACGAGCGGCAGTGGCCGGGGCGAGCGGATATGCGGGCGGGGAGCTGCTGCGGCTGCTCATCGCGCACCCCGGCGTCGAGATCGGCGCCCTGACCGGGAACACCAACGCCGGGCAGCGGCTCGGCGCGCTCCAGCCGCACCTGCTGCCGCTGGCCGGGCGGGTGCTGGAGCCGACCACCGTCGAGGTGCTCGCCCGCGACCACGACGTCGTGTTCCTGGCGCTGCCGCACGGGCAGTCCGCCGCCGTCGCCGAGCAGCTCGGCGACGAGGTGCTGGTCGTGGACATGGGCGCCGACTTCCGGCTGAAGGACGCCGGCGACTGGGAGAGGTTCTACGGCTCGCCGCACGCCGGGACCTGGCCCTACGGGCTGCCCGAACTGCCGGGCGGCCGCGCCGCGCTGGAGGGGTCCAGGCGCATCGCGGTCCCCGGTTGCTACCCCACCGCCGTCTCGCTCGCGCTCTTCCCCGCGTACGAGAGCGGCATCGCCGAACCCGAAGCCGTCATCGTGGCGGCCTCCGGCACCTCCGGTGCGGGCAAGGCGCCCAAGGCGCACCTGCTGGGCAGCGAGGTCATGGGGTCCATGTCGCCGTACGGCGTCGGCGGGGGCCACCGGCACACCCCCGAGATGATCCAGAACCTCAGCGCGGCCGCCGGGGAGCCCGTCACCGTCTCCTTCACGCCGACCCTCGCCCCGATGGCGCGCGGCATCCTCGCCACCTGCTCCGCCAAGGCGAAGCCGGGGGTGGGCGCCGAGACCGTACGGGCGGCGTACCAGAAGGCGTTCGCCGACGAGCCGTTCGTCCATCTGCTCCCCGAGGGGCAGTGGCCCGCGACCGCGTCCGTGTACGGCTCCAACGCCGTGCAGATCCAGGTCGCCTACGACGAGAGCGCCCACCGGATCGTGGTGGTCGCCGCGATCGACAACCTGACCAAGGGCACTGCGGGCGCCGCGGTGCAGAGCATGAACATCGCCCTGGGGCTGGACGAGACCACGGGCCTTACCACGATCGGAGTTGCGCCGTGA
- a CDS encoding argininosuccinate synthase: MTERVVLAYSGGLDTSVAIGWIAEETGAEVIAVAVDVGQGGEDLDVIRKRALACGAVEAEVADAKDEFADEYCLPAIKANALYMDRYPLVSALSRPTIVKHLVAAAKKHGATTVAHGCTGKGNDQVRFEAGIAALGPDLKCIAPVRDYAMTRDKAIAFCEAKNLPIATTKKSPYSIDQNVFGRAVETGFLEDIWNAPIEDIYEYTSNPAEQREADEVVISFKEGVPVAIDGKPVTVLQAIQQLNERAGGQGIGRIDMVEDRLVGIKSREVYEAPGAIALITAHQELENVTVERELARYKRQVEQRWGEMVYDGLWFSPLKRALDGFINEANQHVTGDIRMTLHGGRAVVTGRRSEESLYDFNLATYDSGDTFDQSKAQGFIEIFGLSSKIAAKRDLS; encoded by the coding sequence GTGACCGAGCGCGTCGTACTCGCCTACTCGGGCGGTCTGGACACCTCCGTCGCCATCGGCTGGATCGCCGAGGAGACGGGCGCCGAGGTCATCGCCGTTGCCGTGGACGTCGGCCAGGGCGGCGAGGACCTGGACGTCATCCGCAAGCGCGCGCTCGCCTGCGGTGCCGTCGAGGCCGAGGTCGCGGACGCGAAGGACGAGTTCGCCGACGAGTACTGCCTCCCGGCGATCAAGGCCAACGCCCTGTACATGGACCGTTACCCGCTGGTCTCCGCCCTCTCCCGGCCGACCATCGTCAAGCACCTGGTGGCCGCCGCCAAGAAGCACGGCGCCACCACGGTCGCCCACGGCTGCACCGGCAAGGGCAACGACCAGGTGCGGTTCGAGGCCGGTATCGCCGCCCTCGGCCCCGACCTGAAGTGCATCGCCCCGGTCCGGGACTACGCGATGACCCGGGACAAGGCGATCGCCTTCTGCGAGGCCAAGAACCTCCCCATCGCCACCACCAAGAAGTCGCCGTACTCGATCGACCAGAACGTCTTCGGGCGGGCCGTCGAGACCGGCTTCCTGGAGGACATCTGGAACGCGCCGATCGAGGACATCTACGAGTACACCTCGAACCCGGCCGAGCAGCGCGAGGCCGACGAGGTCGTCATCTCCTTCAAGGAGGGCGTCCCGGTCGCCATCGACGGCAAGCCCGTCACCGTGCTCCAGGCGATCCAGCAGCTCAACGAGCGCGCGGGCGGCCAGGGCATCGGCCGGATCGACATGGTCGAGGACCGGCTCGTGGGCATCAAGTCCCGCGAGGTGTACGAGGCGCCCGGCGCGATCGCGCTGATCACCGCCCACCAGGAGCTGGAGAACGTCACCGTCGAGCGCGAGCTCGCCCGCTACAAGCGGCAGGTCGAGCAGCGCTGGGGCGAGATGGTCTACGACGGCCTGTGGTTCTCCCCGCTCAAGCGCGCCCTGGACGGCTTCATCAACGAGGCCAACCAGCACGTCACCGGCGACATCCGGATGACCCTGCACGGCGGCCGCGCCGTGGTCACCGGCCGCAGGTCCGAGGAGTCGCTGTACGACTTCAACCTTGCCACCTACGACTCGGGCGACACCTTCGACCAGTCCAAGGCGCAGGGCTTCATCGAGATCTTCGGCCTCTCCTCGAAGATCGCCGCCAAGCGCGACCTCTCATAA
- a CDS encoding L,D-transpeptidase family protein — protein MRTALALGAALLALATPAAAADSCPFHSPNLPNRMADTGGGTQLITAEAPSTGSTTGTVTWWNKRGPLWVAAGRAAARFGSNGLVEGTARKQSTSTTPTGLYDLPYAFGTTAAPAGTRFSYRRATDKSWWCEDTASQAYNRWVEGLPADCRASESEKITAFPTQYARALVVGFNYDQPVRGRGAGIFLHVNGKGATAGCVSVPADAMARILAWADPAKHPHIAIGTASGPTAITRY, from the coding sequence ATGCGTACCGCTCTCGCGCTGGGCGCGGCCCTGCTCGCGCTCGCGACCCCGGCCGCCGCCGCGGACTCCTGCCCGTTCCACTCGCCGAACCTGCCCAACCGGATGGCCGACACCGGCGGCGGCACCCAGCTGATCACCGCCGAGGCCCCCTCCACCGGCTCCACCACGGGCACCGTGACCTGGTGGAACAAGCGCGGCCCGCTGTGGGTGGCGGCGGGCCGGGCCGCCGCCAGGTTCGGGTCCAACGGGCTGGTCGAGGGCACCGCCCGCAAACAGAGCACCAGCACCACCCCGACCGGCCTCTACGACCTGCCGTACGCCTTCGGCACCACGGCCGCCCCCGCCGGCACCCGGTTCTCCTACCGCCGCGCCACCGACAAGTCCTGGTGGTGCGAGGACACCGCCTCTCAGGCGTACAACCGCTGGGTGGAGGGGCTGCCCGCCGACTGCCGCGCGAGCGAGTCCGAGAAGATCACCGCCTTCCCGACGCAGTACGCCCGCGCCCTGGTGGTCGGGTTCAACTACGACCAGCCGGTGCGCGGGCGGGGTGCGGGGATCTTCCTGCACGTCAACGGGAAGGGGGCGACGGCCGGTTGCGTGTCCGTCCCGGCGGACGCGATGGCCCGCATCCTGGCCTGGGCGGACCCGGCCAAGCACCCCCACATCGCGATCGGCACGGCGTCCGGGCCGACCGCGATCACCCGCTACTGA
- a CDS encoding histidine phosphatase family protein, whose protein sequence is MTVRLTLVAAARCSALPAERFDDDRPLDGAGWHEVALAAHALVPLGAAELRYCSPTARSRATGEALGYAPMAQPALRDCDMGRWRGYTLAEVAAREPEAVDAWLADPRAAPHGGEPLLGFIARIGGWLDTRPAEDGAMVAVAEPAVVRAALVYALKAPPSTYWNVDVRPLSTVTLTGGAHGWQLSLMSLAAG, encoded by the coding sequence ATGACTGTCCGGCTGACGCTGGTCGCGGCGGCGCGCTGCTCGGCGCTGCCGGCGGAACGCTTCGACGACGACCGCCCGCTCGACGGGGCGGGCTGGCACGAGGTCGCGCTCGCCGCGCACGCCCTGGTGCCGCTGGGCGCGGCCGAGCTGCGCTACTGCTCGCCGACCGCGCGCAGCCGCGCCACCGGAGAGGCCCTCGGGTACGCGCCGATGGCCCAGCCCGCGCTGCGCGACTGCGACATGGGCCGCTGGCGCGGCTACACCCTGGCCGAGGTCGCGGCCCGCGAGCCCGAGGCCGTCGACGCCTGGCTCGCGGACCCGCGTGCGGCCCCGCACGGCGGTGAGCCGCTGCTCGGCTTCATCGCCCGGATAGGGGGCTGGCTGGACACCCGCCCCGCCGAGGACGGCGCGATGGTCGCGGTGGCCGAACCCGCGGTCGTACGGGCGGCGCTGGTGTACGCCCTGAAGGCGCCGCCGTCGACGTACTGGAACGTCGACGTCCGGCCCCTGTCGACGGTGACGCTCACCGGCGGCGCCCACGGCTGGCAGCTGAGCCTGATGAGCCTGGCCGCGGGCTAG
- a CDS encoding response regulator transcription factor, producing MTTTAIRVLIADDQMMVRQGLTVLLNAEPGIEVVGQAVDGLDAVAKVAELAPDVVLMDVRMPGVGGIEATRRVTGPADATVKVLILTTFDLDEYVYEALRAGASGFLLKDASAAELAHAVRVVAAGDALLAPGVTKRLIAEFSRTAGAPRAPLRDRVATLTERETEVLSLIAQGLSNAEIATALVVAEQTVKTHVSRILVKLALRDRTQAAVFAYESGLVRPAGY from the coding sequence ATGACGACCACCGCCATCCGCGTCCTGATCGCCGACGACCAGATGATGGTGCGGCAGGGCCTGACGGTGCTGCTCAACGCCGAACCGGGCATCGAGGTGGTCGGCCAGGCGGTCGACGGCCTCGACGCCGTGGCCAAGGTCGCCGAACTCGCCCCCGACGTCGTCCTGATGGACGTCCGGATGCCCGGGGTCGGCGGCATCGAGGCCACCCGCCGCGTCACCGGCCCGGCCGACGCCACGGTCAAGGTCCTCATCCTGACCACCTTCGACCTGGACGAGTACGTGTACGAGGCCCTGCGCGCGGGCGCCTCCGGCTTCCTCCTGAAGGACGCCTCCGCCGCCGAACTGGCGCATGCGGTACGGGTGGTGGCGGCGGGCGACGCCCTGCTCGCGCCGGGCGTCACCAAGCGCCTGATAGCCGAGTTCTCCCGCACGGCGGGCGCTCCCCGCGCGCCGCTCAGGGACCGCGTGGCCACCCTGACCGAACGCGAGACGGAGGTCCTGTCCCTGATCGCCCAGGGCCTGTCCAACGCGGAGATCGCCACCGCACTGGTCGTGGCCGAGCAGACGGTGAAGACCCACGTCAGCCGCATCCTGGTGAAGCTCGCCCTCCGCGACCGCACCCAGGCGGCGGTGTTCGCGTACGAGAGCGGGCTGGTGCGGCCGGCGGGGTACTGA
- a CDS encoding acetylornithine transaminase, whose product MSGLAQRWQRVMADNYGTPRLALVRGAGAKVWDADGTEYTDFVGGIAVNALGHGHPAVVEAVSRQIASLGHVSNLYIAEPPVALAERLIELFGRPGRVFFCNSGAEANEGAFKIGRLTGRGHMVATEGGFHGRTMGALSLTGQPKKQEPFRPLPGDVTHVPYGDVEALRAAVTEETALLVIEPIQGENGVVVPPKGYLRAAREITAATGTLLVLDEVQTGIGRTGSWFEHQRHEGVEPDLVTLAKGLGGGLPIGATVAFGRAADLLKPGQHGTTFGGNPVACAAGLAVLDTLAADGALDRVKRLGERLRGGIEALAHPLVSHVRGAGLLLGIVLTEAVAAQVQRAAQDAGFLVNAPAPDVVRLMPPLIIGDAEVDAFLQSLPGVLDAVTNGDGRSE is encoded by the coding sequence ATGAGCGGCCTCGCCCAGCGGTGGCAGCGGGTCATGGCGGACAACTACGGCACCCCGCGGCTCGCGCTGGTGCGCGGCGCGGGCGCCAAGGTGTGGGACGCGGACGGCACCGAGTACACCGACTTCGTCGGCGGCATCGCGGTCAACGCCCTCGGCCACGGCCACCCGGCCGTCGTCGAGGCGGTGTCCCGCCAGATCGCCTCGCTCGGCCACGTCTCCAACCTGTACATTGCCGAGCCCCCGGTGGCGCTCGCCGAGCGGCTGATCGAGCTCTTCGGGCGGCCCGGCCGGGTCTTCTTCTGCAACTCGGGCGCCGAGGCCAACGAGGGCGCCTTCAAGATCGGTCGGCTGACCGGGCGCGGGCACATGGTCGCGACCGAGGGCGGCTTCCACGGCCGGACGATGGGCGCGCTCTCCCTCACCGGCCAGCCCAAGAAGCAGGAGCCCTTCCGGCCGCTGCCGGGCGACGTCACCCATGTGCCGTACGGGGACGTCGAGGCGCTGCGGGCCGCGGTCACCGAGGAGACCGCGCTGCTCGTCATCGAGCCCATCCAGGGCGAGAACGGCGTGGTCGTCCCGCCCAAGGGCTATCTGCGGGCGGCCCGCGAGATCACCGCGGCCACCGGCACGCTGCTCGTCCTGGACGAGGTGCAGACCGGCATCGGCCGGACCGGCAGCTGGTTCGAGCACCAGCGGCACGAGGGCGTCGAGCCGGACCTCGTCACGCTCGCCAAGGGCCTCGGCGGCGGACTGCCCATCGGCGCCACCGTCGCCTTCGGCCGGGCCGCCGACCTCCTCAAGCCCGGTCAGCACGGCACGACCTTCGGCGGGAACCCGGTGGCGTGCGCGGCCGGACTCGCCGTTCTGGACACCCTCGCCGCCGACGGCGCCCTGGACCGGGTGAAGCGGCTCGGCGAGCGGCTGCGGGGCGGAATCGAGGCGCTGGCGCACCCGCTGGTCTCCCATGTCCGTGGCGCGGGCCTGCTGCTGGGTATCGTGCTCACCGAGGCCGTCGCCGCCCAGGTGCAGCGCGCGGCCCAGGATGCCGGCTTCCTGGTCAACGCGCCCGCCCCCGATGTCGTACGGCTCATGCCGCCGCTGATCATCGGTGACGCGGAGGTGGACGCGTTCCTCCAGTCGCTGCCCGGCGTCCTCGACGCAGTGACCAACGGGGACGGACGATCAGAATGA
- a CDS encoding arginine repressor, with protein sequence MTDEAQDPELGGPAVPQTRTARHRRIVDILNRQPVRSQSQLAKLLADDGLSVTQATLSRDLDELGAVKIRNTGGELIYAVPSEGGFRTPKAPLGESAKEERMRRLSAELLISAEASANLVVLRTPPGAAQFLASAIDQAELHDILGTIAGDDTLMLISRDPAGGQALADHLLRLAQNDR encoded by the coding sequence ATGACCGACGAGGCGCAGGACCCAGAGCTCGGCGGCCCCGCCGTACCGCAGACCCGCACCGCCCGCCACCGCCGGATCGTGGACATCCTCAACCGGCAGCCGGTGCGGTCCCAGAGCCAGCTCGCCAAGCTGCTCGCGGACGACGGGCTGAGCGTCACCCAGGCGACGCTCTCCCGCGACCTCGACGAGCTGGGCGCGGTGAAGATCCGCAACACCGGCGGCGAGCTGATCTACGCGGTGCCCAGTGAAGGCGGTTTCCGCACGCCCAAGGCCCCCCTCGGCGAGTCGGCCAAGGAGGAGCGGATGCGCAGGCTCTCCGCGGAGCTGCTGATCTCCGCGGAGGCCTCCGCCAACCTGGTGGTGCTCCGTACGCCGCCGGGCGCCGCCCAGTTCCTCGCCTCGGCCATCGACCAGGCCGAACTGCACGACATCCTCGGCACGATCGCGGGTGACGACACCCTGATGCTGATCAGCCGCGACCCGGCGGGCGGCCAGGCGCTGGCCGACCATCTGCTGCGCCTGGCGCAGAACGACCGCTGA